In Marinobacter antarcticus, one genomic interval encodes:
- a CDS encoding EAL domain-containing response regulator codes for MQKQNATVHLLILDPSQNDAESLVSLLRNAGKATRAHRITSEEDLEEALKNSNWDLLLARDIEQEFSADNALAMIRRMDKDIPCLFLTEEESRERTVAVMKAGAQGTVQSGHNDLLILKAKRELAALEDRRRRRALESHLREAEQRCQLLLESSKDAIAYINDGMHIYANQSYLEFLGYDDIDDLMCVPILDTLTPESQNYYKTFMKSFAEKGEDGMTINCTAKRSDDHELNVTMSVSAATYDSEVCTQIVLQPEHSDAELEEKLREISSQDLLTGLYNRQYLMKELEQAIANAGKNNETGALAYIALDNFMTMKGQVGISGADMLLGDLASLLKKEAGDDLMLARLSDDAFGLLCLPCDEKSLTNRCEQVRKAVDEHLFDINGRSVPLTVSIGIASITENSPKAEELMARAHTASSEVRKQEGQDQGNGIRAYNPADYETLDDSNSIDAILKALDENRFRLLFQPIINLRGEGEEHYEAFVRMLDKDDKEVSPYDFLPPMGPSDTAIKIDRWVILQTIKQLSSHRSRGSDTRMFLNVTAETLQDKTFTPWLSVALKAARLPGDSLIFQIREGDANNYMKQAKDFTKALHQLHCKVSIAQFGCALNPFNTLKHIDTDYVKIDGSFTEEIQKNEEAREQVKEMVKSLQSAGKLTIIPLVENAAILATLWQAGVNYIQGYYLQAPVPEMNYDFGDN; via the coding sequence ATGCAGAAACAGAACGCCACCGTACACCTGCTGATCCTCGATCCTTCCCAGAATGATGCAGAATCCCTGGTAAGCCTGCTCAGAAATGCTGGCAAAGCCACCCGGGCACACCGCATTACCTCCGAAGAAGATCTGGAAGAAGCTCTGAAAAACAGCAACTGGGATCTTCTTCTGGCCCGTGATATCGAGCAAGAGTTCTCAGCAGATAACGCCTTGGCCATGATCCGACGCATGGACAAAGACATTCCGTGCCTGTTTCTGACAGAAGAAGAAAGCCGCGAAAGAACGGTGGCCGTCATGAAAGCTGGCGCCCAGGGCACGGTGCAATCCGGCCACAACGATTTGCTGATACTGAAGGCCAAGCGTGAACTTGCAGCGCTTGAAGATCGCCGCCGCCGCAGAGCATTGGAGTCCCATCTGCGTGAAGCCGAGCAGCGGTGCCAGCTGCTATTGGAAAGCTCTAAAGATGCCATTGCCTATATCAATGATGGCATGCACATCTATGCCAACCAGTCCTACCTGGAGTTCCTGGGTTACGACGATATTGATGACCTGATGTGTGTTCCCATTCTCGACACGCTAACGCCCGAAAGCCAGAACTACTACAAGACGTTCATGAAATCTTTCGCGGAGAAAGGTGAAGATGGCATGACCATCAACTGCACAGCGAAGCGCAGCGATGATCATGAATTGAACGTGACCATGTCGGTGTCCGCTGCAACCTACGATAGCGAAGTGTGCACACAGATCGTGCTCCAGCCGGAGCACAGCGATGCAGAGCTGGAAGAGAAATTACGCGAAATCAGCAGCCAGGATCTCCTTACCGGCCTGTATAACCGGCAATACCTGATGAAAGAGCTCGAACAGGCCATTGCCAATGCCGGAAAAAACAATGAAACCGGTGCCTTGGCGTACATTGCTCTTGATAATTTTATGACCATGAAAGGCCAAGTGGGCATTTCCGGTGCAGATATGCTTTTGGGCGATCTGGCCAGTCTCCTGAAAAAAGAGGCAGGAGATGACCTGATGCTGGCGCGCCTCAGTGATGACGCATTCGGCTTACTGTGCCTCCCCTGCGATGAGAAATCCTTGACCAACCGGTGTGAACAAGTTCGCAAAGCAGTGGATGAACACCTGTTCGATATCAACGGTCGTTCGGTTCCATTGACCGTCAGTATCGGCATTGCCTCTATCACCGAAAACTCGCCAAAAGCCGAAGAGCTTATGGCCCGGGCCCATACTGCATCATCAGAAGTACGCAAGCAGGAAGGCCAGGATCAGGGCAATGGTATTCGCGCCTACAACCCGGCAGATTACGAAACGCTGGATGACAGCAACTCCATAGATGCCATACTGAAAGCACTGGATGAGAACCGTTTCCGGCTCCTGTTTCAGCCCATTATCAACCTTCGCGGTGAAGGGGAAGAGCACTACGAAGCCTTCGTGAGAATGCTCGATAAGGATGACAAAGAAGTATCACCTTACGATTTTCTCCCTCCCATGGGACCAAGCGACACCGCCATCAAGATCGACCGCTGGGTTATCCTGCAAACTATCAAACAGTTATCGAGCCACCGTTCCAGAGGCAGCGATACCCGCATGTTCCTCAACGTGACGGCGGAGACCCTGCAGGACAAAACCTTCACACCGTGGCTGAGCGTGGCCCTGAAAGCAGCGCGCCTGCCCGGGGACTCACTGATTTTCCAGATTCGCGAAGGCGATGCGAACAATTACATGAAGCAGGCCAAGGACTTCACCAAAGCGCTGCACCAGCTTCATTGCAAGGTGTCCATTGCCCAGTTTGGCTGCGCACTGAACCCCTTCAACACCCTGAAACACATTGATACGGATTATGTGAAAATTGACGGTTCCTTCACGGAAGAAATCCAGAAAAATGAGGAAGCCAGGGAGCAGGTAAAGGAAATGGTGAAGAGCCTGCAAAGCGCCGGCAAATTGACCATTATCCCACTGGTGGAAAACGCCGCTATTCTTGCAACACTCTGGCAGGCCGGCGTGAACTACATTCAGGGTTACTACCTGCAGGCACCGGTACCGGAGATGAATTACGACTTTGGCGATAACTGA
- the epmB gene encoding EF-P beta-lysylation protein EpmB, translating to MIQRTPASIEARLSGDDNRSWQQLLSDSITSPRELLARLDLPAEIWLAGAEAGHRLFPVRVPDPFLARMEKGNPADPLLRQVLPMDLETNTVEGFVTDPLQEDDAIQTTGLIRKYRSRALLMVTGQCAINCRYCFRRHFPYDEQRLSPADRQRVLDTLAASPEINEVIFSGGDPLAVNDQLLAQWASAISSIPHIRRIRLHTRLPVVIPQRVCNTLLKWISSTPVQVVIVLHINHPAEIDQPTRRALSYLRSAGATLLNQSVILRGVNDDAGVLEDLSEALFDAGVLPYYLHAFDPVAGAQHFDVSDDEARLLVRELLSRLPGFLVPRLVREVPGEATKTPIDLYSEAL from the coding sequence ATGATACAGCGAACCCCCGCCTCTATAGAAGCCCGGCTTTCAGGCGATGATAACCGGAGCTGGCAACAACTGCTTTCCGACTCGATAACCTCGCCACGAGAACTGCTGGCAAGGCTGGACTTGCCCGCAGAGATCTGGCTGGCCGGCGCCGAGGCTGGCCATCGGTTGTTTCCTGTCAGGGTTCCAGATCCTTTTCTGGCGCGAATGGAAAAAGGAAACCCGGCAGACCCGCTGCTGCGACAGGTACTGCCTATGGATCTCGAGACAAACACTGTAGAGGGTTTTGTAACCGATCCGCTGCAGGAAGACGATGCGATTCAGACCACTGGTCTGATCCGAAAGTATCGCAGCCGGGCCCTGCTCATGGTGACCGGCCAGTGTGCCATTAACTGCCGCTACTGTTTTCGCCGTCACTTCCCCTACGACGAACAGCGCCTGAGCCCGGCCGACCGGCAACGGGTGCTGGATACGCTCGCGGCATCCCCGGAAATCAATGAAGTCATTTTCAGCGGCGGCGACCCACTGGCAGTCAACGATCAGCTGCTGGCCCAGTGGGCGTCGGCCATCAGCAGCATCCCTCACATCCGCCGTATACGCCTGCATACCCGCCTCCCGGTGGTGATACCGCAACGAGTGTGTAACACGCTGCTGAAGTGGATCAGCAGCACACCGGTGCAGGTTGTTATAGTGCTGCACATTAATCACCCGGCAGAAATTGACCAGCCAACCCGCCGCGCTCTGAGTTACCTCCGTTCAGCGGGCGCAACATTGCTGAACCAGAGCGTCATTCTAAGGGGCGTCAATGATGATGCTGGTGTGCTGGAGGATTTAAGCGAGGCGCTGTTTGATGCGGGCGTCCTGCCCTACTACCTGCATGCATTTGACCCGGTCGCCGGTGCTCAGCATTTTGACGTATCCGACGACGAGGCCCGCTTGCTGGTTCGGGAACTGCTGTCCAGACTGCCGGGCTTTCTGGTTCCACGGCTGGTTCGCGAAGTTCCCGGAGAAGCAACCAAGACGCCCATTGACCTGTATTCGGAAGCTCTTTAA
- a CDS encoding GTPase codes for MEGMILKPDLRVPEQKTASLSFCGTTPKAFKVWINQLPMANIGEVSRQLYHAIIELNHLFLAPQHRLQFLELIREQIHFVCSELSRHYLGLAVALPEKQRKIANLSQALQLHLASGYKLCLLEALDDGGLDKNRKLIATAIHRATSELASTILRSHQLYCPSPAQSWLECHRMFRFAHRNKLSDVTVEDGTLKQRLASTVADSYKRLLLLGCARPNQLRQSELLQAYELFESWTEQTRCGPDIGEDTLFVVNMERDSSPIYRSLLEAKPGDESLGFDTRELAATISENLDARLRQLPAPGTLKIPGNVNDTLLTHLSQALGILAKRNFNRISSQGTLEVCVGLSAAHYFIAGEKSFTEFVTGNDNGDPDDENLFIRASRKRSDAWAGAPDASPSDEHLHSADTPINYRGSFGNTPTPATDKSRPRSHITLLVNTSPGGYCVSWETGVPPSMQAGEILGVREQRTHPWSIAVVRWIRQIRNQGTQIGIELLAPSGSPCGVRLLQKVGNSSEYLRGLMLPEISVVNQAATLLTPRLPFQPGSRISLLHSGREEQGQLLKKVSSTGSISQFELKLHNNAAASTATIPSRSSGNSEDDFDSLWPSL; via the coding sequence ATGGAAGGCATGATCCTCAAACCAGATCTCCGTGTTCCCGAGCAGAAAACGGCCAGTCTGTCGTTCTGCGGTACCACGCCCAAGGCATTCAAGGTCTGGATCAACCAGCTTCCCATGGCCAATATTGGCGAAGTATCGCGCCAGCTCTATCACGCGATCATTGAACTCAACCATCTGTTTCTTGCGCCCCAGCACCGCCTGCAGTTCCTTGAACTGATTCGCGAGCAGATTCATTTCGTCTGCAGTGAGCTTTCCCGTCACTACCTCGGGCTTGCAGTGGCCTTGCCAGAGAAGCAACGCAAAATCGCCAATCTTTCCCAGGCGCTCCAGCTCCACCTTGCCAGCGGCTACAAACTTTGCCTTCTGGAGGCGTTAGACGACGGCGGCCTGGACAAAAACCGCAAACTGATTGCTACTGCTATCCACCGGGCCACGTCCGAGCTTGCTTCGACCATTCTGAGATCGCACCAACTCTATTGCCCGAGCCCGGCACAAAGCTGGCTGGAATGTCACCGCATGTTCCGGTTTGCTCACCGCAACAAGCTTTCTGACGTAACCGTAGAAGACGGCACCTTGAAACAGAGGCTGGCAAGTACTGTCGCCGATAGCTACAAGCGCCTTTTACTTCTGGGCTGCGCAAGACCCAACCAACTCAGACAATCCGAACTGCTTCAGGCATACGAGCTGTTTGAGTCCTGGACCGAGCAAACTCGCTGCGGGCCGGACATCGGAGAAGACACCCTTTTCGTTGTCAATATGGAGCGCGACAGCTCTCCGATTTACAGAAGCCTGCTCGAGGCCAAGCCCGGGGATGAGAGCTTAGGATTTGACACCCGCGAGCTGGCAGCCACAATTTCCGAAAATCTCGATGCCCGTCTTCGCCAACTTCCGGCACCCGGAACTCTGAAAATACCGGGCAATGTCAACGACACCCTGCTCACTCACCTGAGCCAGGCTCTGGGAATTCTGGCAAAACGGAATTTCAACCGGATTTCCAGCCAGGGCACACTGGAAGTCTGCGTAGGGCTCTCTGCAGCGCACTACTTCATTGCCGGCGAAAAGTCATTTACCGAGTTCGTAACCGGCAATGACAACGGCGATCCGGATGACGAAAACCTTTTTATCCGCGCGTCCCGCAAGCGCAGCGACGCATGGGCAGGCGCCCCTGATGCCTCTCCGAGCGATGAGCACCTGCACTCCGCAGATACGCCAATCAATTATCGTGGCAGTTTCGGGAATACACCGACACCCGCAACCGATAAAAGCCGCCCCAGATCACATATCACGCTACTGGTAAATACCAGCCCTGGTGGCTACTGCGTCTCGTGGGAGACCGGTGTTCCGCCGTCGATGCAGGCAGGAGAGATCCTTGGAGTGCGAGAGCAGCGCACTCATCCATGGAGCATTGCGGTCGTTCGCTGGATCCGGCAAATCAGAAATCAGGGCACTCAGATTGGCATCGAGCTTCTGGCGCCCAGCGGTTCACCCTGCGGTGTCCGCCTGCTTCAGAAAGTCGGCAATAGCAGTGAGTATCTGCGCGGCCTGATGCTGCCTGAGATCAGTGTTGTCAACCAGGCTGCCACTTTGCTCACCCCCCGACTGCCTTTCCAGCCCGGCAGCCGGATTTCTCTGCTGCATAGCGGCAGAGAGGAGCAGGGACAGTTATTGAAGAAGGTTTCCTCAACCGGCAGCATCAGCCAGTTTGAGCTGAAACTTCATAATAATGCCGCAGCCTCGACGGCCACAATCCCATCAAGATCGTCTGGTAACAGTGAAGACGATTTCGATTCGCTGTGGCCATCTCTCTGA